The DNA sequence GGTCGGGGCGACGAAGAACAGCACATACCCGGCCACGACGAGGACCGTCGCCCACAGGTACAGCCGTTTGCGGCGCATGCGCGCCGAGACCTTGGGGAACAGCAGGAGCGAGGCGATCTGCGAGACGCCCAGCACGATCGCGAAGATCGAGAACATCGCCTCGTCGCCGTAGACGAACTGGAAGTAGAACAGGCCGAACGACGTCGTGGTCGTGTACCCGATCATGAACAGGCCCATCGCCACGGCGACGCACAGGAGCTGGTCGTTGCGGCCGATGGCGCGGACGAAGTCCCGGAAAGACGTCCGCTCGCGCTGGTGCTCGGGCCCCTGCGGCTCGCGGACGCCGAGCAGCGTGACGGCCTGCCCGGCCCACAGCACGGCGACGACGAGGACCGCGAACAGGAGCCAGCCGCGTCGCTCGTCGTCGCCGCCCAGCGCGGAGGTGATCGGCACGATCCCGGCGACCACGAAGAACACGCCCACGAGGGAGAAGATGCGGGCCTTGGCGCCGATGCTCTCCCGCTCCCTGAGGTCGGTGGAGAGCTCGGGGACGTACGACCAGTAGGCGATGTCGTTGAGCGAGTAGCTGACCGACCACAGGAAGAACAGCGCCGCGAACGCCGCGACCCGGGCGGCGCCGTGGAGGCCGGGGTCGACGAAGATCAGGACGGTCAGCAGGCCGCTGAGCAGCGCTCCGCCGAGGATCCACGGCTTGTGCTTGCCCCACCGGGTGCGCGTGTTGTCGACCACCACGCCCATGAGCGGGTCGGTGACGGCATCGAGCACGCGCAGGCCGACGACGACGCCCGTGGTCCAGGCCAGCTCCCGGGTGGTCAGGCCGGCGACGTT is a window from the Xylanimonas ulmi genome containing:
- a CDS encoding glycoside-pentoside-hexuronide (GPH):cation symporter is translated as MSDYRRNRWTFGVGTIGRDMLYTLISMFLIVYLTNVAGLTTRELAWTTGVVVGLRVLDAVTDPLMGVVVDNTRTRWGKHKPWILGGALLSGLLTVLIFVDPGLHGAARVAAFAALFFLWSVSYSLNDIAYWSYVPELSTDLRERESIGAKARIFSLVGVFFVVAGIVPITSALGGDDERRGWLLFAVLVVAVLWAGQAVTLLGVREPQGPEHQRERTSFRDFVRAIGRNDQLLCVAVAMGLFMIGYTTTTSFGLFYFQFVYGDEAMFSIFAIVLGVSQIASLLLFPKVSARMRRKRLYLWATVLVVAGYVLFFVAPTGTMAVIGVAGVLIFVGQAAIQLLMLLFLADTVDYGHWKLGKRNDSVTFSLQPFIYKAGGAAATGVVGLTAILTGLNDRAVGDLLEGAPLLGFKGAMLALPLVCVVGGYLVFHRWYRIDETAYAAVRADLAAREGQRSAPVAP